A window of Paenibacillus sp. 19GGS1-52 contains these coding sequences:
- a CDS encoding phosphoribosylaminoimidazole synthetase produces MIVKCIYNAGKDLPEETLKIIHFSTTIFQLNIGNEYPVYGIAIWKGTLNYLTMDKYLDLPSWHPADLFEIVDSELRYEWHHKYYGFTEGVHLNAIWGYKELAQEEEHYTELIEREDTAIRIFLKRKKEFEEYSQ; encoded by the coding sequence ATGATAGTTAAGTGTATATATAATGCTGGTAAAGATTTACCTGAAGAAACATTAAAAATAATTCATTTTTCAACTACTATATTTCAATTGAATATAGGTAATGAGTATCCAGTCTATGGAATTGCAATTTGGAAGGGAACATTAAATTATTTGACTATGGATAAGTATTTAGATTTACCATCTTGGCATCCTGCTGATTTATTTGAAATAGTTGATAGTGAATTACGATATGAATGGCACCATAAATATTATGGTTTTACTGAGGGTGTGCATTTAAATGCTATTTGGGGATATAAAGAACTTGCTCAAGAAGAGGAACATTATACAGAACTTATTGAACGGGAAGATACTGCTATCCGTATCTTTTTAAAAAGAAAAAAAGAGTTTGAAGAGTATTCTCAATAA
- a CDS encoding Imm10 family immunity protein, which yields MNTEMNANFLYAQVDEEIDVLMIGFTDDEFDTKEYILLQKTLNSSEEDFEERFDKIHITYNDESQSLYGGILKFYFALNRIEITLNVEATEILNCTSVIVINSTFAAQISKQTLDIAG from the coding sequence ATGAATACAGAAATGAATGCAAATTTCCTATATGCACAAGTCGATGAAGAAATTGATGTGCTAATGATTGGGTTTACTGATGATGAGTTTGATACAAAAGAGTATATTTTGTTGCAAAAAACTCTAAATTCTAGTGAAGAAGATTTTGAAGAAAGATTTGATAAGATTCATATTACTTATAATGATGAGTCGCAGTCGTTATACGGTGGTATTTTGAAATTTTACTTTGCACTCAATCGTATAGAAATAACTCTGAATGTAGAGGCGACTGAGATATTGAATTGTACCTCTGTTATTGTTATTAACTCAACTTTCGCAGCTCAAATCTCTAAACAAACCCTTGATATAGCTGGGTAA